One window from the genome of Bacillota bacterium encodes:
- a CDS encoding metal-sensing transcriptional repressor produces the protein MEDMRHTPACDKCRVWTDEELLKDLTVRLNRIEGQIRGINRMLNEGVYCNDVLVQIASAQSALQSVTKLLLKQHMKSCVLERLKAGEEQVIDELLHTIFKLR, from the coding sequence ATGGAGGATATGAGACATACTCCAGCTTGCGATAAATGTCGGGTGTGGACCGATGAAGAATTGTTGAAAGATCTCACCGTCCGCTTGAATCGCATTGAAGGTCAGATCCGGGGGATCAACCGAATGCTAAACGAAGGCGTCTATTGCAACGATGTGTTGGTGCAGATCGCTTCCGCCCAATCCGCTTTGCAGAGCGTGACAAAGCTGCTTTTGAAACAACACATGAAGTCCTGCGTTCTTGAACGGTTGAAAGCCGGGGAAGAACAGGTAATTGATGAGCTACTGCACACGATTTTCAAGTTGCGGTAG
- a CDS encoding copper-translocating P-type ATPase: protein MAQSTKALSVLRLSIGGMKCAGCVAGIEEYLKHKPGVVEVQINLVTEEGTITYDDTVISAGELVKTVEELGYQVGTKRVELAIEGMSCASCSGKVESHLNSLSGVKKATVNLATGKGFVEYFSGVLTPEEIRAEVEGLGYPATILQGAGDYEQRKQAREAEIRKQWLRFLGALLLSLPLIVIHLMHMLGMTAAVLDPWIQFLLATPVQFVAGWPFYRGSYHALKAGSPNMDVLIALGTSAAYFYSVAALFAGWETLYFESAAVLITIILLGRVLEAVAKGRTSQAIEKLMDLQVKTASVLYNGEEKQVPVEELVVGDIVLVRPGERIPVDGVIVEGRTSVDESMLTGESIPVEKNPGDEVVGATINKQGSFTFRVTRVGEDTVLSQIIRLVEEAQGSKAPIQRLADQVSRYFVPGAIVLAVLTFLGWYPFVGFTEALLHMTTVLVVACPCAMGLATPTAIMVGTGLGAEVGILIRGGEHLERMGKVDTVVLDKTGTITEGSPTVTDVIVFPPHDEKEVLGYVGAAEKLSEHPLAEAIVNYAVEIGASFPSIEDFEAIPGKGIRFSVQDVLWYVGNERLMTEQQVEFDYSLVQRLEDEGKTVVLVANRDRAIGVLAVADRIKESAPEAIRELARMGIDVYMLTGDRERTARAIASQVGIQHVVAQVLPEDKAVQVNQLKDQGRVVAMVGDGINDAPALASADVGLAVGTGTDIAIESASITLTRGDLRAIPAAVRLSRQTLRKIKQNLFWAVVYNTAVIPLAIFGVFTPVIGGAAMALSSISVVANSLLLRRFDPFAF from the coding sequence ATGGCTCAGAGTACTAAGGCACTTAGTGTGCTCAGACTGTCCATTGGTGGTATGAAGTGTGCCGGTTGTGTTGCGGGAATAGAAGAATACCTGAAACACAAACCTGGTGTTGTGGAAGTGCAGATCAATCTGGTCACCGAGGAAGGGACCATCACCTACGATGATACAGTGATTAGCGCCGGTGAACTTGTAAAGACGGTGGAGGAACTGGGTTACCAGGTGGGTACAAAACGGGTTGAGCTCGCGATTGAAGGCATGTCCTGCGCCTCTTGTTCCGGGAAGGTGGAGTCTCACCTCAACAGCTTGTCTGGGGTGAAGAAGGCCACCGTTAATCTGGCCACCGGCAAAGGTTTTGTGGAGTATTTTTCCGGTGTGCTTACCCCGGAAGAAATCCGGGCGGAAGTAGAAGGGCTTGGCTATCCTGCCACCATCCTCCAGGGGGCTGGCGACTATGAGCAACGGAAACAGGCCCGGGAGGCAGAGATCCGGAAGCAGTGGTTGCGCTTTTTGGGTGCACTGCTTTTATCCCTTCCCTTGATTGTGATTCACTTGATGCATATGCTCGGGATGACGGCAGCGGTCTTAGACCCGTGGATCCAGTTCTTGTTGGCCACCCCGGTGCAGTTTGTGGCCGGCTGGCCCTTTTACCGTGGTTCCTACCACGCTTTGAAGGCTGGTAGCCCTAATATGGATGTACTGATTGCCCTTGGGACTTCCGCCGCATACTTCTACAGTGTGGCTGCCCTTTTTGCCGGTTGGGAGACTTTATATTTTGAATCGGCAGCGGTATTGATCACCATCATTCTCCTGGGGCGGGTATTGGAAGCGGTGGCCAAAGGGCGTACTTCCCAGGCCATTGAGAAACTGATGGATCTGCAGGTCAAAACCGCCTCGGTGCTCTACAACGGCGAGGAAAAACAGGTGCCGGTGGAAGAATTAGTGGTGGGGGACATTGTGCTGGTGCGTCCCGGGGAAAGGATCCCTGTGGATGGGGTTATCGTAGAGGGCAGAACTAGTGTTGATGAATCGATGCTCACTGGGGAGAGTATTCCCGTAGAGAAGAATCCCGGCGACGAAGTGGTGGGAGCCACCATCAACAAACAAGGCAGTTTCACCTTCCGGGTTACTAGGGTGGGTGAGGATACGGTTCTGTCCCAGATTATCCGTCTGGTGGAGGAAGCCCAAGGTTCCAAGGCTCCGATTCAGCGCTTGGCTGATCAAGTGTCCCGGTATTTTGTACCCGGGGCCATCGTCCTGGCTGTGCTGACTTTCCTTGGTTGGTATCCCTTTGTTGGTTTTACTGAAGCGCTTCTGCACATGACTACGGTTTTGGTGGTGGCGTGCCCCTGTGCCATGGGATTGGCCACACCTACAGCCATCATGGTGGGAACAGGTCTCGGTGCCGAAGTGGGGATCTTGATCCGGGGTGGTGAGCACCTGGAGCGGATGGGTAAAGTGGATACGGTGGTCTTAGACAAAACCGGTACCATTACCGAAGGCTCTCCCACCGTTACCGACGTGATAGTGTTTCCGCCGCATGATGAAAAAGAGGTCTTAGGCTACGTGGGTGCCGCGGAAAAACTGTCCGAACATCCGCTGGCTGAAGCCATTGTCAATTACGCGGTGGAGATTGGGGCAAGTTTCCCTTCCATTGAAGATTTCGAAGCCATTCCCGGTAAGGGAATTCGCTTCAGTGTGCAGGATGTTCTCTGGTACGTGGGTAATGAGCGCTTGATGACAGAACAACAGGTTGAATTTGACTATTCCCTGGTCCAGCGTCTGGAAGATGAGGGCAAGACGGTGGTGTTGGTGGCTAACCGGGACCGGGCCATTGGCGTGCTGGCCGTGGCGGACAGAATCAAAGAATCGGCACCGGAGGCCATTCGGGAACTTGCCCGGATGGGCATCGATGTGTACATGCTCACCGGAGATCGGGAGCGGACCGCCCGGGCCATTGCGTCACAAGTAGGTATTCAACATGTAGTGGCCCAAGTGCTGCCTGAAGACAAGGCAGTCCAGGTGAACCAACTGAAGGATCAAGGCCGGGTGGTGGCCATGGTGGGAGACGGGATCAATGACGCCCCGGCCCTGGCCTCGGCCGATGTGGGGTTGGCTGTTGGCACGGGCACCGATATTGCTATCGAAAGTGCCTCCATCACCCTAACCCGAGGGGATTTGCGAGCCATTCCGGCCGCGGTGCGGTTATCCCGGCAGACCTTGCGTAAGATCAAGCAAAACCTGTTTTGGGCCGTGGTTTACAACACAGCCGTGATTCCCTTGGCAATCTTCGGTGTGTTCACACCGGTGATTGGGGGTGCCGCCATGGCTCTGAGTTCCATTTCGGTGGTGGCCAACTCCCTGCTCCTAAGACGGTTCGATCCCTTTGCTTTCTAA